The following proteins are encoded in a genomic region of Plasmodium coatneyi strain Hackeri chromosome 6, complete sequence:
- a CDS encoding KIR-like protein — protein MEPVTEFIDCFGYADPGNIYTNFGTCVEKNKCNDASRQIKTEMESILSNHGIPENSRNGILDTWCSIRTIKKGSEPKGFDCSFLYYWLGSIVSSTVQNHQEFMSIMGEIYRKVKEVSNVRDCGNPWPNITKEQFENLDKLYKHTKSCEYMKSKIEQHGKNGICFSQYKELLEGVVRVYNKMKKHCACNNEDDYCKEFKRVFTDGEISKLKELMQKLSMTSQIPKETVKTCIPAEIPKTLSLPEPEQQREQQQELENEASVESTSKKETPTDNTPAIAIASAGLAFVGFPTVLFLAYKV, from the exons atggaaccGGTTACAGAATTC ATAGATTGTTTCGGATATGCGGATcctggaaatatatatacaaattttGGTACATGCgtagaaaagaataaatgtaatGACGCGTCACGACAAATAAAGACAGAAATGGAGAGCATATTAAGCAATCATGGCATTCCTGAAAACTCAAGGAATGGAATTCTGGATACGTGGTGCAGTATAcgtacaataaaaaaaggaagtgaaccAAAAGGGTTTGATTGttcttttctatattattggttaggaagTATAGTGTCGAGCACGGTACAGAATCATCAGGAGTTTATGAGTATTATGGGAGAAATATATAGGAAGGTGAAAGAGGTTAGTAATGTCCGGGATTGCGGAAATCCATGGCCTAATATAACGAAGGAGCAGTTCGAGAATTTAGACAAATTATACAAACATACGAAAAGTTGTGAATACATGAAGAGTAAAATAGAACAGcacggaaaaaatggaatctGTTTCTCCCAATATAAGGAACTCCTGGAAGGTGTTGTAAGGGtctataataaaatgaaaaagcatTGTGCATGTAATAATGAGGATGATTATTGTAAAGAATTCAAGAGGGTATTCACAGATGGGGAGATTTCAAAACTAAAGGAACTAATGCAAAAATTAAGTATGACCTCACAGATTCCGAAGGAAACAGTAAAAACGTGTATTCCTGCAGAAATTCCCAAGACATTGTCACTTCCAGAACCAGAACAGCAACGGGAACAGCAACAGGAACTGGAGAATGAAGCATCAGTTGAATCCAcgtcaaaaaaggaaaccccTACGGACAACACCCCCGCTATTGCTATCGCTTCTGCTGGACTTGCATTCGTGGGATTCCCAACTGTTCTATTCCTTGCATATAAGGtataa